From Clavelina lepadiformis chromosome 9, kaClaLepa1.1, whole genome shotgun sequence, the proteins below share one genomic window:
- the LOC143471060 gene encoding uncharacterized protein LOC143471060 isoform X1, whose product MSMLAGPSQTGIFTVSINPSMTTQVISPSTLSTVPSLQILPQPVQQVTQRQMPQIVSSGQVVNLTPATPIRSSPPNGSKTHTCSFCHKNFSSRYNVTRHEKICKANTNLVPQQQQQMIPTNSIDGGSAKAFQCVYCQKTFGTQDTLSRHQKKCKSTSNMQVQSRPQTHVGHSRRVHICRYCAKEFSTKWNVIRHERLFHDPNNDPVIVPQSVANGVTTMPVAAPAGKPERYCRFCGNYFSSKYNAIRHEKICTRVLENSANNQEQTNQQQQQAQQHQQQSQQQTQQQQQQTTMPKTIQSAVFQGANIVSSVQSQPPPLILATAQSQQIQQQQQQLTQQQPLQHQIAQVQHQANLQQTNLQNTQQQQPQQLLPQQTMLVIEQHPTTPFHVCKFCNKQFTTRCDPVGHNLMPTVATITGQPMQLPIGSSAAQLTGLVTPVMASIPQVTLVQSQLQQQGGALQGQVIQTQLQQEKVQTQQDNTAQQPNSQTVQASQQQQQIAVQQQQQQHVQLQTPHQTHMVRAQPIRQLPQQQADNTQQQVQQHGDPQSQGDRQHACKYCEKHFATKWYVEQHEKIHTGEADMCKQCGKYFVTRWHLDKHMRVHMSGGPNAKKQKKENSPSTTTTIMASNNTNRVEEMAYPQILVGHSGGTAVAGIRQISTSSGNVTANGGNELTQTSRPTSATYVQSTDRGQYFLPNDQSINQTVSATVPSSQVSVHSEQQSTVDKSQIANSLSVSYTLP is encoded by the exons ATGAGCATGTTGGCTGGACCAAGTCAAACAGGGATTTTTACGGTCAGCATAAATCCCTCAATGACTACACAAGTGATTTCTCCATCAACATTATCAACCGTTCCATCACTGCAAATTCTGCCACAGCCTGTACAGCAAGTTACGCAACGACAGATGCCACAAATAGTGTCATCTGGACAAGTGGTCAATCTTACTCCAGCTACACCAATCCGTTCCTCACCTCCTAACGGCAGCAAAACACACACCTGTTCGTTCTGTCACAAAAACTTTAGCTCAAg GTACAATGTAACACGCCATGAGAAGATTTGTAAAGCCAATACCAACCTTGTTCCACAACAGCAGCAACAGATGATACCCACCAACAGCATTGATGGTGGTAGTGCAAAAGCATTTCAATGTGTATATTGTCAGAAAACTTTTGGAACGCAGGATACGTTGAGTCGACAtcaaaaaaaatgcaaa AGTACTTCAAACATGCAAGTTCAAAGTCGTCCCCAAACCCATGTTGGACACAGCCGCCGTGTTCATATCTGCAGGTATTGTGCGAAAGAATTCAGTACAAAATGGAATGTTATTCGACATGAGCGCCTATTCCACGACCCTAACAATGACCCCGTTATAGTGCCGCAATCAGTTGCTAATGGTGTAACAACCATGCCTGTGGCAGCACCAGCTGGCAAACCTGAGAG GTATTGCCGTTTCTGTGGAAATTATTTCAGCTCAAAGTACAACGCAATTCGTCATGAGAAGATTTGCACAAGAGTGCTAGAAAACTCAGCCAACAATCAGGAGCAAACCAATcaacagcaacaacaagcacAACAGCACCAGCAACAATCTCAGCAACAAActcaacaacaacagcaacaaacaacaatgcCAAAAACCATTCAG AGTGCAGTCTTTCAAGGAGCAAACATAGTGTCATCTGTTCAAAGCCAGCCCCCACCACTTATTCTTGCTACAGCACAATCACAACAAAtacaacaacagcaacaacaacttACCCAGCAACAGCCACTGCAACATCAGATTGCTCAGGTTCAACACCAAGCCAACCTACAACAAACCAATCTGCAAAATACTCAACAACAACAGCCACAACAATTACTTCCACAGCAG ACGATGCTCGTGATCGAGCAGCATCCAACAACACCCTTCCACGTGTGCAAATTCTGCAACAAGCAGTTCACTACACGTTGTGACCCGGTCGGCCATAATCTCATGCCAACTGTTGCCACCATCACCGGCCAGCCAATGCAGCTCCCCATCGGTTCATCAGCTGCTCAACTCACTGGCTTAGTTACACCAGTAATGGCATCGATACCGCAAGTG ACTTTGGTGCAATCGCAGCTTCAGCAACAAGGTGGTGCCTTGCAGGGCCAAGTGATTCAAACGCAGCTGCAACAAGAAAAAGTGCAGACCCAGCAGGATAACACGGCACAACAACCAAACAGTCAAACTGTTCAGGCCAgccagcagcagcagcagatAGCTGtacaacagcagcagcagcagcatgTTCAACTGCAAACACCACATCAAACTCATATGGTTCGAGCTCAACCAATCCGCCAACTGCCACAACAACAGGCCGACAACACCCAGCAACAAGTGCAACAGCATGGTGACCCACAAAGCCAGGGCGATCGGCAGCATGCATGCAAGTATTGCGAGAAGCATTTTGCCACCAAGTGGTACGTCGAACAACACGAAAAAATCCACACGGGAGAGGCAGACATGTGCAAGCAATGTGGCAAGTATTTTGTCACACGCTGGCACCTAGATAAACACATGAGAGTACATATGTCTGGGGGACCTAACGCCAAGAAGCAGAAGAAGGAAAACTCCCCATCAACAACAACTACGATTATGGCATCGAATAATACAAACCGAGTTGAGGAAATGGCCTACCCTCAGATATTAGTGGGTCACAGTGGTGGTACTGCAGTAGCTGGAATCAGACAAATCTCTACTTCTTCCGGAAACGTCACAGCGAACGGTGGCAATGAGCTAACACAGACATCAAGGCCGACATCAGCCACTTACGTTCAATCCACAGACAGAGGACAGTATTTTTTACCTAACGACCAAAGTATTAATCagactgtgtcagctacagttccATCATCTCAAGTCTCTGTCCATTCGGAACAGCAATCAACGGTTGATAAAAGCCAGATTGCAAACTCATTATCTGTGTCGTATACTCTACCCTGA
- the LOC143471060 gene encoding uncharacterized protein LOC143471060 isoform X2, whose product MSMLAGPSQTGIFTVSINPSMTTQVISPSTLSTVPSLQILPQPVQQVTQRQMPQIVSSGQVVNLTPATPIRSSPPNGSKTHTCSFCHKNFSSRYNVTRHEKICKANTNLVPQQQQQMIPTNSIDGGSAKAFQCVYCQKTFGTQDTLSRHQKKCKSTSNMQVQSRPQTHVGHSRRVHICRYCAKEFSTKWNVIRHERLFHDPNNDPVIVPQSVANGVTTMPVAAPAGKPESSKYNAIRHEKICTRVLENSANNQEQTNQQQQQAQQHQQQSQQQTQQQQQQTTMPKTIQSAVFQGANIVSSVQSQPPPLILATAQSQQIQQQQQQLTQQQPLQHQIAQVQHQANLQQTNLQNTQQQQPQQLLPQQTMLVIEQHPTTPFHVCKFCNKQFTTRCDPVGHNLMPTVATITGQPMQLPIGSSAAQLTGLVTPVMASIPQVTLVQSQLQQQGGALQGQVIQTQLQQEKVQTQQDNTAQQPNSQTVQASQQQQQIAVQQQQQQHVQLQTPHQTHMVRAQPIRQLPQQQADNTQQQVQQHGDPQSQGDRQHACKYCEKHFATKWYVEQHEKIHTGEADMCKQCGKYFVTRWHLDKHMRVHMSGGPNAKKQKKENSPSTTTTIMASNNTNRVEEMAYPQILVGHSGGTAVAGIRQISTSSGNVTANGGNELTQTSRPTSATYVQSTDRGQYFLPNDQSINQTVSATVPSSQVSVHSEQQSTVDKSQIANSLSVSYTLP is encoded by the exons ATGAGCATGTTGGCTGGACCAAGTCAAACAGGGATTTTTACGGTCAGCATAAATCCCTCAATGACTACACAAGTGATTTCTCCATCAACATTATCAACCGTTCCATCACTGCAAATTCTGCCACAGCCTGTACAGCAAGTTACGCAACGACAGATGCCACAAATAGTGTCATCTGGACAAGTGGTCAATCTTACTCCAGCTACACCAATCCGTTCCTCACCTCCTAACGGCAGCAAAACACACACCTGTTCGTTCTGTCACAAAAACTTTAGCTCAAg GTACAATGTAACACGCCATGAGAAGATTTGTAAAGCCAATACCAACCTTGTTCCACAACAGCAGCAACAGATGATACCCACCAACAGCATTGATGGTGGTAGTGCAAAAGCATTTCAATGTGTATATTGTCAGAAAACTTTTGGAACGCAGGATACGTTGAGTCGACAtcaaaaaaaatgcaaa AGTACTTCAAACATGCAAGTTCAAAGTCGTCCCCAAACCCATGTTGGACACAGCCGCCGTGTTCATATCTGCAGGTATTGTGCGAAAGAATTCAGTACAAAATGGAATGTTATTCGACATGAGCGCCTATTCCACGACCCTAACAATGACCCCGTTATAGTGCCGCAATCAGTTGCTAATGGTGTAACAACCATGCCTGTGGCAGCACCAGCTGGCAAACCTGAGAG CTCAAAGTACAACGCAATTCGTCATGAGAAGATTTGCACAAGAGTGCTAGAAAACTCAGCCAACAATCAGGAGCAAACCAATcaacagcaacaacaagcacAACAGCACCAGCAACAATCTCAGCAACAAActcaacaacaacagcaacaaacaacaatgcCAAAAACCATTCAG AGTGCAGTCTTTCAAGGAGCAAACATAGTGTCATCTGTTCAAAGCCAGCCCCCACCACTTATTCTTGCTACAGCACAATCACAACAAAtacaacaacagcaacaacaacttACCCAGCAACAGCCACTGCAACATCAGATTGCTCAGGTTCAACACCAAGCCAACCTACAACAAACCAATCTGCAAAATACTCAACAACAACAGCCACAACAATTACTTCCACAGCAG ACGATGCTCGTGATCGAGCAGCATCCAACAACACCCTTCCACGTGTGCAAATTCTGCAACAAGCAGTTCACTACACGTTGTGACCCGGTCGGCCATAATCTCATGCCAACTGTTGCCACCATCACCGGCCAGCCAATGCAGCTCCCCATCGGTTCATCAGCTGCTCAACTCACTGGCTTAGTTACACCAGTAATGGCATCGATACCGCAAGTG ACTTTGGTGCAATCGCAGCTTCAGCAACAAGGTGGTGCCTTGCAGGGCCAAGTGATTCAAACGCAGCTGCAACAAGAAAAAGTGCAGACCCAGCAGGATAACACGGCACAACAACCAAACAGTCAAACTGTTCAGGCCAgccagcagcagcagcagatAGCTGtacaacagcagcagcagcagcatgTTCAACTGCAAACACCACATCAAACTCATATGGTTCGAGCTCAACCAATCCGCCAACTGCCACAACAACAGGCCGACAACACCCAGCAACAAGTGCAACAGCATGGTGACCCACAAAGCCAGGGCGATCGGCAGCATGCATGCAAGTATTGCGAGAAGCATTTTGCCACCAAGTGGTACGTCGAACAACACGAAAAAATCCACACGGGAGAGGCAGACATGTGCAAGCAATGTGGCAAGTATTTTGTCACACGCTGGCACCTAGATAAACACATGAGAGTACATATGTCTGGGGGACCTAACGCCAAGAAGCAGAAGAAGGAAAACTCCCCATCAACAACAACTACGATTATGGCATCGAATAATACAAACCGAGTTGAGGAAATGGCCTACCCTCAGATATTAGTGGGTCACAGTGGTGGTACTGCAGTAGCTGGAATCAGACAAATCTCTACTTCTTCCGGAAACGTCACAGCGAACGGTGGCAATGAGCTAACACAGACATCAAGGCCGACATCAGCCACTTACGTTCAATCCACAGACAGAGGACAGTATTTTTTACCTAACGACCAAAGTATTAATCagactgtgtcagctacagttccATCATCTCAAGTCTCTGTCCATTCGGAACAGCAATCAACGGTTGATAAAAGCCAGATTGCAAACTCATTATCTGTGTCGTATACTCTACCCTGA